In Corylus avellana chromosome ca2, CavTom2PMs-1.0, the following proteins share a genomic window:
- the LOC132169543 gene encoding probable LRR receptor-like serine/threonine-protein kinase At3g47570 yields MEANDQILNSHTQAIDKMETQLGQMANTLNRMEEGELPNQPVANPRGQYIEEGSTSNLKQVQAMNCQLYCPTLSDYHFLPKTPLRNWKFEGSEKVGFIKKSIIRLNIMIDVASVLEYLHYGSSTTIAHCDLKPSNVLLDEDMVTHVADFGIAKLFGDEDSMMRTVTLATIGYMAPGDVSNSMDWKESFLLARSDVYSYGILLMETFTRKKPINDMFDGETSLKR; encoded by the exons ATGGAGGCTAATGATCAAATACTGAACTCTCACACTCAAGCCATTGACAAAATGGAGACTCAGCTTGGACAAATGGCTAATACCCTCAACAGGATGGAAGAAGGAGAGCTTCCAAATCAGCCAGTGGCCAATCCTAGGGGCCAATACATTGAGGAGGGGAGTACCTCTAATCTAAAGCAAGTCCAAGCCATGAACTGCCAACTTTACTGCCCGACCCTATCagactaccattttcttcccaaaaccccCCTTCG AAATTGGAAATTTGAAGGTTCTGAAAAAGTTGGATTTATCAAGAAATCAATTATCAG ACTAAATATAATGATTGATGTTGCGTCAGTGCTAGAATACCTTCATTACGGTTCTTCAACGACTATTGCtcattgtgatttgaagccGAGCAATGTCTTGTTAGATGAAGACATGGTCACACATGTTGCTGATTTTGGCATCGCCAAACTCTTTGGTGATGAAGACTCTATGATGCGGACCGTGACTCTTGCTACCATTGGCTATATGGCACCAGGTGATGTTTCCAAT AGTATGGATTGGAAGGAATCATTTCTATTAGCTAGGAGCGATGTGTATAGTTATGGCATTTTACTGATGGAAACTTTCACAAGAAAGAAGCCAATAAATGACATGTTTGATGGAGAAACGAGCTTGAAACGATGA